Part of the Myxococcus xanthus genome is shown below.
CCTGAAGCACGAGACAAAGCTCCCGCTCCGGTCCGTGTCGCTCACGCCGGTGGCCGCTCAGGACCTCCACGTCTTGGAGTCCTCGCTGGGCGCGCTGCTTCCCCAGGCCTACGTCGACTTCATCTCCCGCCACGGCCTTTTCTCCGCGGTGGACTGGCAGGGACATGAGCGCGCCCGGATGTTGAGCCCCACCGAGGTGCTGGAGACGCTCCAGTGGTCCAAGGAGTACGTCGAGGAGGGCGCCTTCGGCGACAACGAGGACGAACTGGAAGCCGCCATCCTCGAGAAGAAGCTCCGCGAGCGGCTCATCCCCTTCCAGTACAGCGCCTACTCGAGCGTGAGCGACTACTACTACTTCGACACGGGGATGCGTCGCGACACCGGGCTGCTCATCTTCCCGGCGCGCCACGACGACTTCGACCTGTCGACGTGGCTGCTGGATGGAGCGCCCGACGTCTCGGGCTGCACCTTCGACTTCGACGAACACCTGCGCTGGGTCCTCCGGGAGGGCCTGGAGGAGAAGGACTGGGGGCGCTGACTCAGACGCGGCGGCGCAGCTCTTCCACTTCGGCGCGAAGCAGCCAGTCATCCGGGAAGTCCGTGGCCGCCGCGGCAATCTGGCTCAGCCGCTCAGGCTTCACGGAGTGCGTCTCCCGCATCTTCCGGACCTCGCGGTAGAGCGCGGCCAGCGCCGGGTGCAGCGCCAGGGCCTTGCGTGTGCGGGCCTTCTCCTCGCCATCCCCTTCCGCGAAGGCGCTCAGCTCGCCGTACCAGCGGTCCCACGTCGCCGGGTCCGAAGGCCCACCCGCCACCGAGGGCAGGTGCGTGCTGACGAAGAGCTTCGCCACCGCGGGCAGCGCCAGCTCGCGCCCCGCCAACCGGCCGCGCAGCGCCAGCACCTGGCCGCCGTCCGTGGCGAAGCCCTCCAGCTCCAGCCCACTCTCCAGCGACAGCTTGAAGGGCCCGCGCTCCGGCAAGGTCCCCGCGCCGAACGCCACCAGCGCCGGCCCGCTCCACGGCTTGTCGTCCAGGGCGCGCCCGCCTCGCGAGGCCATGATGGGCCCCTCCATGCAGACAAGCGCGGTGCCCAGCCCCGGCGCCACCTCGCGCGGCGCGGCGAGCATCTCCAGCACCCGGCCCGTCACCTCGCGGCCGTCCGCCAGCACCAGGTGATTGACGGTCCGCGCGCGCAGCGCCTCCGTCAGGCCGAAGTCGCCGCCGCGCTTCCACGACAGCGTGGACTCGAACTCCGCCAGCACCTCGAACAGGTGCTCGAAGTCCCGCGCCACGAAGAGCTGCGGCTGCATGCGGGTGATGTCGTAGTCCATGTCCGCGCAGGCCACGCTCAGCGGCAGCTTCTTCACCGCCGGCGTCAGGCAGTGCTGCGCCTCGCCGATACTGGACAGCAGCCCCGCGCCGTAGATGCGCGGCGACGCCACGCTCCCGATGAGGCCGTACTCAGCCGTCCACCAGTAGAGGCGGCTCGCCCGCGTGCTCTCGCTGACGTAGCGGCGGCTCGCGCTGGCGGCCTCCAGCCGGGCCTGCGCGTGCGCCGCTTCCTCCTCGCTGGCGTCCGGGTCCTCCTTCACCACCGACAGGTTCCGGATGGCCTCGAAGACGGCCTGGTCCTCCACGCTGGCAATGGCCTTGAAGCCCACCAGCCCGCAGGCCTTGAGGTACTCCGCGTAGCGGCGGTTGGCGATGATGGGCGCGTGCCCGGCGCTCTCATGGACGATGTCCGGCGCCGGCGTGTACTCGATGTGCTCGTGGGTGCGGATGTCCGCGGCAATCGCCAGGACGCCCATCGCCTGGAGCTCCGTGAAGACGGCGGGAGGAATGAAGCCACGCACCCCCACACAGGCCCACCCCAGTCGAGCGAGCTTCTCGTTCATCTCATCCAGGCTGGGGATGCACTCCGAGCCGATGCCCGTGGCCTCCAGGCCCTCCAGGTAGACGGGGTGCGCCTTGTCCGCCAGGTGGCCCCTCAAGGAGCCCAGGATATTCCGCCAGACGGCCTGGTCCCGCGACGTATACGCCGCGTAGTCCTGGCTCACCACGTAGCGACGCAGATGAGCAGGCAGGCGGGCAATCGTCCGTTCCGTGGGAGTCATCATCATTCACCTCAGGCGGAATCTTCTACTTTTCGAAAGATATCCTTTCTCCAGGCGAACGGAAATCCGTCAGAAATCGACGTCTTCGTCGTTTTAACGTCGAACTAGCCTGGCTTGCGGCGAAGTCCATCCAGAACCAACCGGGCGCCGGGGCTGAGCGCTCCCGAAGGCCACAAGGCCACCACCTCGACCGCCTGGGGCTCCTCTTCCAGGAGGGGCCACGCATGGAGGTCCGGTGGAAACGGGTGCATGGGGCGCAGGTCCGGAGTGATGGCGCAGGCGCGGAACGCGCGCAGCAACTCGTAGAGGAGAAGGAAGCTCTCCGCGCGCCCCACTTCATCCACCGTCACGCCGTGGGCGGCGAAGCGGGCGCTGTTGGCGCCGCCGTAGGGGTCATCACGCAGCCAGTCCACGAAGCGCTGCCCCTCCAGGTCCTTCACGTGCAGCGACTTCCGGGACGCGGCCTGCCGCGCGAGCGCGTTGTCCGGCCCAGCGAGCACGACGAAGGGCATGCGCAGCAGTGACTCCGACTCCACGCCTTCATGGGTAGGCAGGGGCGTGAAGTCGAGCGCCAGGTCGAGCTGCCGCGTCTGTACCTGGCGCGTCAGCTCGTGGGGCCCTCCGAAGCTGAGCACCAGCTTGAGGTCCGCGGCGGCGGCGTCCCTCGCCACGGCGCCCACCAGGGACAAGGACAGCGTCGGGTTGAGGCCCAGCCGCACCACGGGCTCGGCGCTGGCCAGGTCGCGCAGCCGCTTCATGTCCAGTTGATGCAGCGGCGTCTGGGTGCCCGCGAAGAGCCGCTCCCCCCGGGCGGTGAGCTGCAAGCGACGGCCAGGCCCGCGCTCCAACAACGGCGCACCATCCGCCAGCGCCAGCTCCAGCGAGCGAACGTGCTCGCTCACCACCGAGCGCGCCACGCCCAGGTGCTCCGCGGCGGCCTCGATGCTGCCCGCCTCCACGGCGGCGGCGAAGGACTCCAACCAGACGAGGTGCCGAACGAGCTTGCGCGGAGGCATGAGCAGCATCCTTGCACGCCGCCATCAGCGGGATACGCCCCCGGACTTCATTGATGCTTGCGAAAGTCTGGCATCCGGAATACCTGCGCCGTGCAATGTCACGGATGTCTGACGCGGCGTCCTCCGCAGCCGCCATTTTCCTCCAGCGCTTCGAAGCAGCCCGGCCCTACCTGAGCACCGCGCTGACCTGGTGCGTGCTCCACGGGCTCGTCGCATTGCTGTACTTCGGCGGCGCGCTGCGCGTGGCCGTGGAGCGGCTGGCGCCGGGACTCCGCCCCCTCCTGCTCGCGGGAAGCTTCGCCCAGGCGTTGTTCCTGGGGCTGGTGGCCTTTCTTGGAACCCTCCCGCTGGCCGTCCTGCTCGGCCACCGCTACCGCTTCGCGCTCCCGGTGCTGACGGCGGTGGGCGGCGTGCTGCTCGGGCTGGACGCGCTGGTGCTCAACTCACTGGGCTTCCACATCAACGGCCTGGTGCTGGCGGTGGCGCTCCAGCCGCATGCCCTGGCGGAGACGGGGCTGTCTTCGTCGGAGGTGGCGCTGGTGGCCGGAGCGATGGTGGTCATCCTCACGCTCGACACGGCGGCGGGCATCTGGTTCCTGCGCCGGGGCTTCGGCCCTCGCCGGGTGGCGCGCACGGTGGTGCTGATGACGGCCCTGTGCACCATCGAGCGGCTGGTCACCGCGTCCCTCATCTTCGCCCATGGCGGCGCCGTGCAGCACGCCACCACCACCCTGCCCCTCCAGGCACCGTTGCGGATGAACACCCTCCTCTCGCGCATCACGGGCAATGCGCCCGCATCCGGCCTGCGCCTGGGCGTGAGCCCTGAGGCGGGCGTGCCCGCGGCGAGCATCGACCCCGCGGCGGTGCGCTTCACCCGCCGTCCCGACATCGTCGTCGTCCTGGTGGAGAGCCTGCGTGACGACTTCTTCACCGCCGACGTCATGCCGAACATGTGGCGCAGGGCGCAGAGCGGCACGCGCTTCCTGCATCACCACAGCGCGGCCAGCTCCACGGACTACTCGCTGTTCAGCATGTTCTTCGGGCTGGAGGCCCAGCGCCGCAATGCCGTGGTGGGCGCGGGCCGCACGCCCCTCCTCTTCCCCGCGCTGGCCCACAATGGCTACCAGCAGTTCTTCTTCGCCGCGTCCTCCGTTGACTGGATGGGCCTCAAGGACACCGTCTTCCGCGACGTGACGGGAGGCCTGCGCACGGACTACACGGGCCGCAGCCACCTGCGGGACGAAGCCATGGTCCGTGACGCGCTGGCGGCCGTGGAGGCCACGCCTCAGGACAAGCCGCTGTTCCTGTTCGTGTTCTTCGCCGGCACGCACTTCGACTACGACTACCCACCGCGCTCCGAGGTCTTCTCGCCCGCCTGGAATGGCAAGGGCGGACTCTCCACGGCGCGCGTGCCTCCCGAGCACCTCAAGGCCCGCGCGTGGAACGCGGCCTACGAAGTGGACACCAAGGTCGAAGAGCTGCTGGCGCGCATCGAAAGCTTGCGCGGCGCGCGTCCGATGACGCTCGTCACCGGCGACCATGGCGAGGAGTTCCGCGAGTACGGCCGCGTCGGCCATGGCAGCGACGTGACGGCCTCCCAGCTTCACGTGCCCATGCTCGTGTTCGACGACCAGCTTCCCGTGGGCCAGGTCGACGCCGTCACCGGACACATCGACGTGGTGTCCACGATCTTCGACCTGCTGGGAGACACGCACAGCCCCGCGATGCTGGGTGACGGCATTCCCATGTCCCGGCCGGACCCGCAGCGATACCTCCTCACCACCGTGGGTTGGGAGGCGCGTTACGCGCTCATCGGCCAGGAGCTGAAGGTCCATTTCGGCGCGGGGCGGCCTGGCACCGTCATCACCGACCTGCGCGACCGTCCCCTGGCCGATGGCAAGGAGCGCCTCGCGGCCGAGGCCCCGCGCATCCTCCGCCGACTGAGGGGGACGTCGGAGTCGACGCTTCCCGACGCCGCCACGGCCACGGACGTGCCCTGACGGTACCTCGCGGCGGGCCCTGGGGCGGTGCTCACACGCGCCGCTTCAGAACCGGAGCTTCACGCCCAGGGCCAGCGTGAAGAGTTCGACGTTCACGGTGGTGGGATTGCGGATGAACTGCACCAGCCGGTAGTCGGTGGCGACGAGCTCGAAGTACCCCTCCACGAATCGCAGGTTCAGCGCCTCCACCGGGCGCCCCGCGCTGGCGCCCAGCAGCAGCGCGGGCCGGACGGCGGTGCGGAACCAGTAGTAGCCCCGGTCGTAACGGCTGGGCAGGCCCGCGAAGTAGTCGTCGCCCACCGTGTAGCTGAGCATCGCGCCCACCATGAGCGGGCGGACGGTCCACTCCGCCGCATCGAGCAGGAAGGGCCGCCACTGCCCCTTCAACGTGAAGGTGAAGAAGTCTTCCCCCGCCAACGCGGGCGGCGCCCAGCCCACCAGCAGCGCGGCCTCCACGGTGTCGTCGAGAAAGCTCCAGCCCGGCCCCGCGGAGAGAAAACCGATGGCGCCCGCGAACTGCATCGCCGCATGGTCGGGCACGTACCAGGGTGACGCCTCGTGCGCCGGCTCCGGCCGCGCCTCCCGCGCCGCCAACAGCAACGCCGCCAGCAGCGAGGCTCGGAGACTCCCGTGCGCGGCCATCAGAAGGTGGCCCTCTGCACCTGCACCGAGCTGCCATCGACGTCCACCCAGAGGTAGCTCCGGCCCTTCATCGAATCGGTGGTGACGTACCGGACATCGTGCGCATGGACGTCGTGGTACTGGTGGACGTGGCCGTGGAAGGAGATGGCGACGCCCTGCTTCTGCTGGAGCTTCACCAAGGGCGCGACGAGCGCATCGTCAAAGTCCCCGTTCCCAGGAGGCACGTGGGAGAAGGTGAAGGTGTTCAGCACCGCGGGCTCCGGTGCGAGCGCCGTCTTCAGCCACTGCAGGTTCGGGATGTCGCCCGGGAAGCCGTACTCGCGGGAGTTGGAGTCGAAGAAGACGAAGCGCGTGCCCGAATACGTGAAGGAGAAGGACTCCGGTCCGAAGGTGCGCCGGTAGAGCTTCTGCCCCATGCCCAGTGCGTCATGGTTGCCCATGACCACGAAGAACGGGACCTTCAACCGAGACAGCAGTTCGACGCCCCACTCGTACTCTTGCGTGCTGCCGAACTCCGTCAGGTCGCCCATCTGCACCACGAAGTCGACGCCGCGCTGCTCCAAGTCCCGCATCGCCGCCGCGGAGTCATCCAGGAACAACTGCATGTCGCCCACCACCGCGAAGCGAAAGGCCTGCTTCGGTTCCGCTCCGAACAACCGCTCGAGCGAGCGCGCATGCAAATCCCGGTGGGGTCCCCGGAGTTCATAGGGGTGGAACTCGAAGGCGCCACAGCCCGCGCCCACCAGTAGCAATGTCACCCAGACGCGCACGAACGCACGCTAACGTCGGCCTCCCGATGCTTCCATGGAATGTGA
Proteins encoded:
- a CDS encoding SMI1/KNR4 family protein; this encodes MSGAIDSILALQERLKHETKLPLRSVSLTPVAAQDLHVLESSLGALLPQAYVDFISRHGLFSAVDWQGHERARMLSPTEVLETLQWSKEYVEEGAFGDNEDELEAAILEKKLRERLIPFQYSAYSSVSDYYYFDTGMRRDTGLLIFPARHDDFDLSTWLLDGAPDVSGCTFDFDEHLRWVLREGLEEKDWGR
- a CDS encoding aromatic amino acid hydroxylase, whose amino-acid sequence is MTPTERTIARLPAHLRRYVVSQDYAAYTSRDQAVWRNILGSLRGHLADKAHPVYLEGLEATGIGSECIPSLDEMNEKLARLGWACVGVRGFIPPAVFTELQAMGVLAIAADIRTHEHIEYTPAPDIVHESAGHAPIIANRRYAEYLKACGLVGFKAIASVEDQAVFEAIRNLSVVKEDPDASEEEAAHAQARLEAASASRRYVSESTRASRLYWWTAEYGLIGSVASPRIYGAGLLSSIGEAQHCLTPAVKKLPLSVACADMDYDITRMQPQLFVARDFEHLFEVLAEFESTLSWKRGGDFGLTEALRARTVNHLVLADGREVTGRVLEMLAAPREVAPGLGTALVCMEGPIMASRGGRALDDKPWSGPALVAFGAGTLPERGPFKLSLESGLELEGFATDGGQVLALRGRLAGRELALPAVAKLFVSTHLPSVAGGPSDPATWDRWYGELSAFAEGDGEEKARTRKALALHPALAALYREVRKMRETHSVKPERLSQIAAAATDFPDDWLLRAEVEELRRRV
- a CDS encoding LysR family transcriptional regulator, whose amino-acid sequence is MPPRKLVRHLVWLESFAAAVEAGSIEAAAEHLGVARSVVSEHVRSLELALADGAPLLERGPGRRLQLTARGERLFAGTQTPLHQLDMKRLRDLASAEPVVRLGLNPTLSLSLVGAVARDAAAADLKLVLSFGGPHELTRQVQTRQLDLALDFTPLPTHEGVESESLLRMPFVVLAGPDNALARQAASRKSLHVKDLEGQRFVDWLRDDPYGGANSARFAAHGVTVDEVGRAESFLLLYELLRAFRACAITPDLRPMHPFPPDLHAWPLLEEEPQAVEVVALWPSGALSPGARLVLDGLRRKPG
- a CDS encoding sulfatase-like hydrolase/transferase, with the protein product MSDAASSAAAIFLQRFEAARPYLSTALTWCVLHGLVALLYFGGALRVAVERLAPGLRPLLLAGSFAQALFLGLVAFLGTLPLAVLLGHRYRFALPVLTAVGGVLLGLDALVLNSLGFHINGLVLAVALQPHALAETGLSSSEVALVAGAMVVILTLDTAAGIWFLRRGFGPRRVARTVVLMTALCTIERLVTASLIFAHGGAVQHATTTLPLQAPLRMNTLLSRITGNAPASGLRLGVSPEAGVPAASIDPAAVRFTRRPDIVVVLVESLRDDFFTADVMPNMWRRAQSGTRFLHHHSAASSTDYSLFSMFFGLEAQRRNAVVGAGRTPLLFPALAHNGYQQFFFAASSVDWMGLKDTVFRDVTGGLRTDYTGRSHLRDEAMVRDALAAVEATPQDKPLFLFVFFAGTHFDYDYPPRSEVFSPAWNGKGGLSTARVPPEHLKARAWNAAYEVDTKVEELLARIESLRGARPMTLVTGDHGEEFREYGRVGHGSDVTASQLHVPMLVFDDQLPVGQVDAVTGHIDVVSTIFDLLGDTHSPAMLGDGIPMSRPDPQRYLLTTVGWEARYALIGQELKVHFGAGRPGTVITDLRDRPLADGKERLAAEAPRILRRLRGTSESTLPDAATATDVP
- a CDS encoding metallophosphoesterase family protein, translating into MRVWVTLLLVGAGCGAFEFHPYELRGPHRDLHARSLERLFGAEPKQAFRFAVVGDMQLFLDDSAAAMRDLEQRGVDFVVQMGDLTEFGSTQEYEWGVELLSRLKVPFFVVMGNHDALGMGQKLYRRTFGPESFSFTYSGTRFVFFDSNSREYGFPGDIPNLQWLKTALAPEPAVLNTFTFSHVPPGNGDFDDALVAPLVKLQQKQGVAISFHGHVHQYHDVHAHDVRYVTTDSMKGRSYLWVDVDGSSVQVQRATF